A genomic region of Dactylococcopsis salina PCC 8305 contains the following coding sequences:
- a CDS encoding mechanosensitive ion channel family protein, producing MNLINPLQLSVVFFLALVLFLSCLLIAGLSYLPISQVFQAFVKRFDLKDIYRNTSYSLKLWLVLTILIIIIDAIFLRLPSPTWLEWLESPLGLIVAIDVCLFTFKALDKLFENYLLGVALEDQTKINSELIALGQYLSKVTTVLVLIFCFAQTHQINLIGLLASLGIAGATIAFASQKIIEEILWSIVLLIDRPFSVDDYIHLQDRTMGRVESIGWRSTKIRLSGKNTLAVIPNSNLVKENIENLSRAKRVISMITLTFFRILSENEKALIQEFILESTADILGIDNELTQVSFKEIAARSGEQCVRAEVIFFILGTNDASMELRRGLLEIARDNIVQRLQAYGIAFNCEQTTVDVPQKMTI from the coding sequence GTGAACTTAATTAATCCCTTGCAACTTAGTGTAGTCTTCTTTTTAGCACTTGTTTTATTTCTCAGTTGTCTTTTAATTGCTGGTTTATCCTATTTGCCGATTTCCCAAGTTTTTCAGGCGTTTGTTAAACGGTTTGACCTTAAAGACATTTATCGTAACACAAGTTACTCTTTAAAACTGTGGTTAGTTTTAACCATTTTGATCATTATTATTGATGCCATTTTTTTGAGGCTTCCTAGCCCTACTTGGTTGGAGTGGTTGGAGTCTCCTTTAGGCTTAATTGTGGCGATCGATGTTTGTTTATTTACCTTTAAGGCCCTTGATAAACTGTTTGAAAATTACTTGTTAGGAGTCGCCCTAGAAGATCAGACTAAAATTAATAGTGAACTGATCGCTTTAGGTCAATATTTGAGTAAAGTAACAACAGTTTTAGTGCTGATTTTTTGTTTTGCTCAAACTCATCAGATCAATTTAATTGGTTTATTAGCTAGTTTAGGAATTGCTGGCGCAACGATCGCTTTTGCGTCTCAAAAGATTATTGAAGAAATTCTCTGGAGTATTGTTTTGTTGATCGATCGCCCTTTTTCCGTTGATGATTATATTCATCTCCAAGATCGGACAATGGGAAGAGTCGAATCAATTGGTTGGCGATCGACCAAAATTCGTCTATCTGGAAAAAATACGTTAGCTGTGATTCCCAATAGTAATTTAGTGAAAGAAAACATCGAAAATTTGAGCCGCGCTAAACGGGTTATTTCTATGATTACCTTGACTTTCTTTCGCATTTTATCGGAAAATGAAAAGGCTCTAATTCAAGAGTTTATTTTAGAAAGTACGGCGGATATTTTAGGAATTGATAATGAATTAACACAGGTGAGTTTTAAAGAAATTGCTGCTCGATCGGGAGAACAATGTGTTCGCGCGGAAGTCATTTTCTTTATTTTAGGAACAAATGATGCTTCTATGGAATTACGTCGTGGGTTACTAGAAATTGCACGTGATAACATTGTGCAACGTTTACAAGCCTATGGCATTGCTTTTAACTGCGAACAAACAACAGTAGATGTGCCTCAAAAAATGACAATTTAG
- a CDS encoding mechanosensitive ion channel family protein, protein MVQIEWEILQEVLVLMLRLGLFSLAAIISPFVGRFFPQFIWRFLQFIQRYVSIDAKHTYDQFVKSFQNLIAISGTFLFLALALNLLAQYEEIYQFLGFFIYFCLSVTLAWIALKISRQLIRRTVISLVQRWFGEVSEVVLIFESLIYVVIIILAGIIFAIGLRLNITAIVASLGISGVAIAFGAQQTLSRLFGTLEIYLDRPYRPGEYIRINFNPYDEDAYGRIESIGLRSTKIRLVARNTITIVPNSLMADKRIENVSRGKKIVAMLCLDFLRVLDSGERALVKQVVQEASEVFWGFTKASIHVQYCASDQQAGTRARIIFFISSVDESSLGLRKRLLELANSAIAHKLAGYNLKFTTPEPVVYIDSPMSL, encoded by the coding sequence ATGGTGCAAATTGAATGGGAAATTTTGCAAGAGGTTTTGGTGTTGATGTTGCGCTTGGGATTGTTTTCTCTCGCCGCCATTATTTCGCCATTCGTGGGTCGATTTTTTCCCCAATTTATCTGGCGTTTTTTACAATTTATTCAACGTTACGTCTCGATCGATGCGAAACATACTTATGATCAGTTTGTCAAATCTTTTCAAAATTTAATTGCCATTTCAGGAACATTTTTATTTCTCGCTTTAGCGTTAAATCTCCTCGCACAATATGAAGAAATATATCAATTTCTCGGCTTCTTTATCTATTTTTGCCTGTCTGTTACTTTAGCTTGGATTGCGCTTAAAATCAGTCGTCAATTAATTCGACGTACTGTTATCAGTTTAGTTCAACGTTGGTTTGGAGAAGTGAGCGAAGTTGTTTTAATTTTTGAAAGTTTGATTTATGTTGTTATCATAATACTAGCTGGGATTATTTTTGCCATTGGCTTAAGGTTAAATATTACCGCGATCGTAGCGAGTTTAGGAATTAGTGGTGTCGCCATTGCATTTGGGGCGCAACAAACCCTGAGTCGGTTATTTGGAACACTAGAAATTTATCTCGATCGCCCTTATCGTCCAGGAGAATATATTCGGATTAATTTTAATCCCTATGACGAAGACGCTTATGGTCGCATTGAATCAATTGGCTTACGTTCCACAAAAATTCGTCTCGTTGCTCGTAATACAATTACGATTGTTCCTAACTCTTTAATGGCAGATAAAAGGATTGAAAATGTTAGTCGTGGGAAAAAAATTGTGGCTATGTTATGCTTAGATTTCTTGAGAGTTTTAGACAGTGGAGAACGTGCTTTAGTTAAACAAGTGGTACAAGAAGCGAGTGAAGTATTTTGGGGCTTTACCAAAGCAAGCATTCATGTTCAATATTGTGCCTCGGATCAACAAGCAGGAACTCGCGCCAGAATTATCTTTTTTATCTCCAGCGTGGATGAAAGTTCTCTCGGTTTGCGGAAACGTCTTTTAGAATTAGCTAATAGCGCGATCGCCCACAAACTAGCAGGTTATAACCTCAAATTTACCACCCCAGAGCCAGTGGTTTACATCGACTCTCCCATGTCACTGTAG
- a CDS encoding cation:proton antiporter domain-containing protein, whose translation MLTSAILILLLGLIGGEVFRRIGAPPLLGMIAVGIILGKEVADLLNPIVITLADDLRMAAVMVILMRAGLGLDREKLLQQGSVALRLGFLPALAEMSAIALFSSLLFDFNLITGLLLGCVIAPESPAVIVPGMLRLKSRGWGVAKGIPDVILTGSALSDVLILLIFSLLLNFFQQGVNTDSLTQLPLQVILQIVFGVAIGFAVAWLITVILAKLKLAQNPVHEIIIVGSIALGLIILAETFPYFSGYLATMALGFFLIEFDAPLARRLRVEFNHLWIVAEIVLFVLLGVSLELKVLEAVLLPGLILLILGLLLGRSIGWYFSTIGSNWNWRERLFLLPGNSAKATVQAAIGAIPLSLGIEGGETILALAVLSILVTAPIGAWAIPTFAPKLLEQGEVDPTKVSSTEKTRLLAAIDTSLLATEVLKKTGELARKMNAEVIVLHVISHLDEEKNTELETLTQQHLADISYRFITSNGVVGTEIIGIAQFYEVSDIIMGKRGHQPLEKVLLGSTSQTVLENSPIPVILVEEK comes from the coding sequence ATGCTAACAAGTGCCATTTTAATTTTACTACTGGGATTGATCGGAGGGGAAGTTTTCCGTCGAATTGGCGCACCTCCTTTATTAGGGATGATCGCGGTGGGGATTATCTTAGGGAAAGAAGTAGCTGATCTTTTAAACCCAATTGTAATCACCTTAGCGGATGATTTGCGGATGGCTGCGGTAATGGTGATCTTAATGCGCGCGGGATTAGGATTAGATCGAGAAAAACTCTTACAACAGGGAAGTGTGGCGCTACGGTTGGGGTTTCTTCCTGCTTTAGCGGAAATGAGCGCGATCGCCCTTTTCTCCAGCTTACTGTTCGATTTTAACCTAATTACAGGATTATTATTAGGCTGTGTCATTGCGCCAGAATCCCCCGCCGTAATTGTTCCTGGAATGTTGCGTCTAAAAAGTCGCGGTTGGGGAGTGGCGAAAGGGATTCCTGATGTGATTTTAACAGGAAGTGCTTTATCCGATGTTTTAATCTTACTGATTTTTTCTCTGCTTCTCAACTTTTTCCAACAGGGAGTTAACACCGATTCTCTGACGCAGCTTCCCTTACAAGTCATTTTACAAATTGTGTTTGGTGTCGCCATTGGTTTCGCTGTCGCTTGGTTAATTACAGTAATTCTAGCTAAATTAAAACTGGCTCAAAATCCTGTCCATGAAATCATTATTGTCGGGAGTATTGCGTTAGGATTAATCATTCTGGCGGAAACCTTTCCTTATTTTTCTGGTTATTTAGCAACCATGGCGTTAGGTTTCTTTTTAATTGAATTTGATGCACCTCTAGCGCGAAGATTACGAGTAGAATTTAATCATCTCTGGATTGTTGCAGAAATTGTTTTATTTGTCTTATTGGGAGTCAGTTTAGAGTTGAAAGTGTTAGAAGCGGTGTTACTCCCTGGTCTTATTTTATTGATTTTAGGATTATTATTGGGTCGTAGTATTGGCTGGTATTTTTCTACAATTGGGAGTAACTGGAATTGGCGAGAAAGATTATTTTTGTTACCTGGAAACTCAGCGAAAGCAACCGTACAAGCGGCGATCGGTGCGATTCCTCTTTCTTTGGGGATAGAGGGAGGAGAGACAATTCTCGCTTTAGCCGTCTTATCTATTTTAGTCACCGCCCCGATCGGTGCGTGGGCGATTCCGACATTTGCGCCAAAATTACTTGAACAAGGTGAAGTCGATCCGACAAAAGTAAGCAGCACAGAAAAAACCCGTCTTTTGGCTGCTATTGATACCTCTCTCCTCGCAACAGAAGTATTAAAAAAAACAGGAGAATTAGCGCGAAAAATGAACGCGGAAGTGATTGTACTTCATGTAATCAGTCATCTGGATGAAGAAAAAAACACCGAATTAGAAACTCTAACCCAACAACATCTAGCTGATATTTCTTATCGTTTTATCACCAGTAATGGCGTTGTGGGAACAGAAATTATTGGGATTGCACAATTTTATGAAGTCAGTGACATTATTATGGGAAAACGAGGACATCAACCGCTAGAGAAAGTCTTATTAGGATCAACCTCTCAAACTGTCTTAGAAAATAGTCCAATTCCTGTTATCTTAGTCGAAGAAAAATAG
- the ftsZ gene encoding cell division protein FtsZ, protein MKTEKQKSPKFDASLSMSEEDNQSNGLDNFNLDDLLNSSHNDREKSTREKARSNNIVPGNVAKIKVIGVGGGGCNAVNRMIASDVTGVEFWAVNTDAQALSRVTAPNSLQVGEKLTRGLGAGGNPSIGQKAAEESRDEISNALEETDLVFITAGMGGGTGTGAAPIVAEVAKEMGCLTVGVVTRPFTFEGRRRTSQGEEGIAALQTRVDTLIIIPNDKLLSVIDERTPVQDAFRVADDILRQGVQGISDIITIPGLVNVDFADVRAVMADAGSALMGIGTASGKSRAAEAATGAISSPLLESSIQGAKGVVFNITGGSDLTLHEVNTAAETIYEGVDPNANIIFGAVIDDGKMEGEIRITVIATGFSGEETSKPTKKEAKTTATKKPTPLSQKERKENTDQGDKKELDIPEFLQRRRNR, encoded by the coding sequence ATGAAAACTGAAAAGCAAAAATCCCCGAAGTTTGACGCCTCCTTAAGTATGTCCGAAGAGGACAACCAGTCCAATGGTTTGGACAACTTCAACCTCGACGACTTACTCAACTCATCCCATAACGATCGCGAAAAATCAACCAGAGAAAAAGCAAGGAGTAACAATATCGTGCCTGGAAATGTGGCAAAAATCAAAGTAATCGGTGTTGGTGGTGGCGGTTGTAATGCTGTCAATCGGATGATCGCCAGCGATGTTACAGGCGTAGAATTTTGGGCAGTCAATACCGACGCACAGGCGTTGTCTCGTGTGACCGCCCCCAACAGTCTGCAAGTGGGAGAAAAACTCACCAGAGGCTTAGGTGCAGGGGGGAATCCCTCCATTGGACAGAAAGCAGCCGAAGAATCGCGAGACGAAATTTCTAATGCCCTTGAAGAGACTGACTTGGTATTTATTACGGCAGGTATGGGGGGCGGTACTGGCACTGGAGCCGCCCCAATTGTCGCAGAAGTGGCAAAAGAAATGGGCTGTTTAACGGTCGGAGTGGTAACGCGACCATTTACCTTTGAAGGGCGCAGACGCACCAGCCAAGGGGAAGAAGGCATCGCGGCACTTCAAACTCGTGTAGATACGCTGATCATTATTCCCAATGATAAACTGCTCTCTGTCATTGATGAACGAACCCCTGTGCAAGATGCGTTTCGGGTTGCTGATGATATCCTCCGTCAAGGGGTGCAAGGGATTTCCGACATTATTACGATTCCAGGTTTGGTGAATGTGGATTTTGCCGATGTACGAGCGGTTATGGCGGATGCTGGTTCAGCGTTGATGGGAATTGGTACGGCTTCTGGAAAGTCACGGGCTGCGGAAGCCGCCACTGGCGCGATTTCTTCTCCGTTACTCGAATCCTCCATTCAAGGGGCGAAAGGCGTTGTCTTTAATATCACAGGAGGAAGTGATTTAACCCTGCATGAAGTGAATACGGCGGCGGAAACCATTTATGAAGGGGTGGATCCCAATGCCAATATAATTTTTGGTGCGGTGATTGATGACGGAAAAATGGAGGGAGAAATCCGAATTACAGTCATTGCGACGGGATTTTCTGGGGAAGAAACCAGCAAACCCACCAAAAAAGAAGCAAAAACAACCGCCACCAAGAAACCAACACCTCTTTCCCAAAAAGAGAGGAAAGAAAACACTGATCAAGGGGATAAGAAAGAGTTAGATATCCCAGAATTTTTACAACGTCGTCGCAATCGTTAG
- a CDS encoding cell division protein FtsQ/DivIB: MSFSYSPVNEIQDQRQALRRQKQLEKMQGVWRSMLTLSFATGLIWSSFQPQWTINQLEQVEIQGNEYLSAEALKNIVKETTQQSILTLSPDRIEEILQNQAPIAEVTVARDLYPPQVTIAIEERDPVALTIPNSAAINPLAEGYLDEKGNWMSKENYQSSETFPTVTLKVIGYRPQYRLQWAQIYPQLQTHPLEITTVNWQNPANLILETEIGEVHLGGNLESLPKQLEVLAQFPTPLETPSGESIDHINLKNPDYILIEKPSEIKN, encoded by the coding sequence ATGAGTTTTAGTTATTCCCCAGTTAATGAGATTCAAGATCAACGCCAAGCATTAAGGCGACAAAAGCAATTGGAAAAGATGCAAGGGGTTTGGCGATCGATGCTCACCCTCAGTTTTGCCACTGGCTTAATCTGGTCAAGTTTCCAACCGCAATGGACAATTAACCAACTGGAACAAGTAGAGATTCAAGGGAACGAATACCTGAGCGCCGAGGCACTGAAAAACATCGTCAAGGAAACCACCCAACAATCCATTTTAACCCTAAGCCCCGATCGCATCGAGGAAATTTTACAAAATCAAGCTCCCATTGCAGAAGTCACCGTCGCCCGTGACCTTTATCCCCCGCAAGTAACGATCGCCATTGAAGAGCGAGACCCCGTCGCCTTGACAATTCCGAATTCGGCTGCAATCAACCCTTTAGCAGAAGGATATTTAGACGAAAAAGGAAACTGGATGTCAAAAGAGAACTACCAATCATCAGAAACCTTCCCCACCGTAACCCTAAAAGTCATTGGATACCGACCCCAATATCGCCTACAGTGGGCGCAAATTTACCCACAATTGCAGACTCACCCCCTAGAGATTACCACAGTAAATTGGCAGAACCCTGCTAACCTCATTCTAGAAACCGAAATCGGGGAAGTCCATTTGGGGGGAAACCTAGAAAGCCTTCCCAAACAACTCGAAGTCTTAGCGCAATTTCCCACCCCCCTTGAAACCCCATCAGGGGAAAGCATCGACCACATCAACTTAAAAAACCCAGACTATATATTGATTGAAAAACCTTCGGAAATTAAGAATTGA
- the guaA gene encoding glutamine-hydrolyzing GMP synthase — translation MIAILDFGSQYSELIARRIRETQVYSEVLPYRTTAEQLKKLSPHGIILSGGPSSVYDEGAPTVDPKIWELGIPVIGVCYGMQVMVQQLGGVVKRADRAEYGKASLHIDEEETLFPGVEDGATMWMSHGDSCLKLPTGFEVLAHTENTPCAAIAHPEKKYYGVQFHPEVVHSVGGAVLIRNFVYKICECEPTWTPEAFVEEAVREVRGKVGDKRVLLALSGGVDSSTLAFLLHKAIGDQLVCMFIDQGFMRKGEPERLIEIFKDRFHIPVEYVNARDRFLAQLEGVSDPEEKRRRIGHEFIQVFEEKSQELGPFDYLAQGTLYPDVIESADTNVDPKTGERVAVKIKSHHNVGGLPKDLRFKLVEPLRKLFKDEVRKVGRSLDLPEEIIQRHPFPGPGLGIRIIGEVTAERLNILRDADFVVRDEIKKQNCYQDFWQAFAVLLPIRSVGVMGDKRTYAHPVVLRLISSEDGMTADWSRVPYDLLETISNRMVNEVKGVNRVVYDVTSKPPGTIEWE, via the coding sequence ATGATCGCGATCCTGGATTTTGGTTCTCAATACTCAGAACTGATCGCGCGGCGCATTCGTGAAACCCAAGTTTATTCGGAAGTGCTTCCCTATCGCACCACCGCCGAACAATTGAAAAAACTCAGCCCTCACGGGATTATTTTATCGGGAGGTCCCAGTTCAGTTTATGATGAAGGGGCGCCCACTGTTGATCCAAAAATCTGGGAATTAGGGATTCCTGTTATTGGTGTTTGTTACGGAATGCAAGTGATGGTTCAACAACTCGGGGGAGTGGTCAAACGCGCCGATCGCGCTGAGTATGGGAAAGCCTCACTACACATTGATGAGGAAGAAACGCTGTTTCCAGGGGTGGAAGATGGGGCGACCATGTGGATGAGTCATGGTGATTCTTGTCTCAAACTTCCGACGGGGTTTGAAGTTTTAGCCCATACCGAAAACACCCCCTGCGCCGCGATCGCGCACCCAGAAAAGAAATACTATGGGGTACAATTCCATCCAGAAGTCGTTCATTCCGTTGGTGGTGCGGTTTTAATTCGGAATTTTGTTTATAAAATTTGTGAGTGTGAACCTACCTGGACACCAGAAGCATTTGTGGAAGAAGCAGTGCGAGAAGTGCGCGGGAAAGTGGGAGATAAACGAGTATTACTCGCCCTTTCTGGTGGCGTAGATTCCTCAACCTTGGCGTTTCTCCTCCATAAAGCGATCGGCGATCAGTTGGTGTGTATGTTCATCGATCAGGGATTTATGCGGAAAGGCGAACCCGAACGACTGATTGAGATATTTAAAGATCGCTTTCATATCCCTGTGGAATACGTCAACGCGCGCGATCGATTCTTAGCCCAACTGGAAGGAGTCAGTGATCCAGAAGAGAAACGCCGTCGCATTGGTCACGAGTTCATCCAAGTGTTTGAAGAAAAATCCCAAGAACTGGGACCCTTTGACTATCTCGCCCAAGGCACACTTTATCCTGATGTGATCGAATCGGCGGACACCAACGTTGATCCGAAAACTGGAGAACGAGTCGCCGTAAAAATTAAAAGTCATCACAATGTTGGCGGTTTACCGAAAGACTTACGCTTTAAATTAGTTGAACCCCTACGGAAACTATTTAAAGATGAAGTGCGAAAAGTCGGTCGTTCTCTTGATTTACCAGAGGAAATCATTCAACGTCATCCTTTCCCAGGACCAGGATTAGGGATTCGTATCATCGGGGAAGTTACCGCCGAACGGTTAAATATTCTTCGGGATGCTGATTTTGTGGTGCGAGATGAAATTAAAAAACAAAATTGCTATCAAGATTTTTGGCAGGCTTTCGCGGTGTTACTTCCCATCCGCAGCGTTGGCGTAATGGGAGATAAACGCACTTACGCCCATCCCGTTGTCTTGCGTTTGATTTCTAGTGAAGATGGAATGACCGCAGACTGGTCACGAGTTCCTTACGATTTACTGGAAACGATTTCTAATCGCATGGTGAATGAGGTGAAAGGGGTGAATCGAGTGGTTTATGATGTTACCTCTAAACCCCCAGGCACGATCGAATGGGAATGA
- the hisS gene encoding histidine--tRNA ligase — MGEIKALRGTRDILPEEVNYWQQVETVAKEILTKAAYTEIRPPIFEQTALFERGIGEATDVVSKEMYTFVDRGDRSCTLRPEGTAGVVRAFIEHGLHAQGVQRLWYTGPMFRYERPQAGRQRQFHQIGLELIGSPSPVADVETIALATDILETLGLKHLSLQLNSVGNNEDRQRYREALVAYLTPYKDQLDSDSQYRLDRNPLRILDSKDEQTQAILENAPRLLDHLDADSQAHFEAVKRQLTALGIDYTINTNLVRGLDYYTHTAFEIQSADLGAQATVCGGGRYDGLIGQLGGNETPAMGWAIGMERLILLLKQLKPVPKPELDIYLVSRGDRATAQGLKIAQTLRHQGLRVELDLSGSQFKKQFKRADRSGAIACLIIGDEEVEQGTVNLKWMATQAQSVWQQSELIANGDQLRQQIWEAKHRE; from the coding sequence ATGGGAGAAATTAAAGCATTAAGAGGAACTAGAGATATATTGCCAGAAGAGGTGAATTATTGGCAGCAAGTGGAAACTGTCGCTAAAGAAATTTTGACAAAAGCGGCTTATACAGAAATTCGTCCGCCGATTTTTGAACAAACGGCTTTGTTTGAACGGGGAATTGGTGAAGCAACGGATGTGGTAAGTAAAGAAATGTACACTTTTGTCGATCGCGGCGATCGAAGTTGTACCCTAAGACCAGAAGGAACAGCAGGAGTGGTTCGCGCTTTCATTGAACATGGACTCCACGCCCAAGGGGTGCAACGGCTTTGGTACACTGGACCCATGTTTCGCTACGAACGTCCTCAAGCGGGAAGACAACGGCAATTTCATCAAATTGGTTTAGAATTAATCGGATCGCCCTCCCCTGTCGCTGATGTGGAAACGATCGCCCTCGCTACCGATATTTTAGAAACCCTGGGTTTAAAACATCTCAGTTTACAACTCAATTCAGTGGGAAATAATGAGGATCGACAACGGTATCGTGAGGCACTGGTGGCGTATTTAACCCCCTACAAAGATCAGTTAGACTCAGACTCTCAATATCGCCTCGATCGAAACCCTCTACGGATTCTCGACAGTAAAGACGAACAAACCCAAGCCATTTTAGAAAATGCGCCCCGTTTACTGGATCATCTCGACGCAGACTCCCAAGCACATTTTGAAGCGGTAAAACGCCAACTCACTGCGTTAGGAATCGACTACACCATCAATACCAATTTAGTGCGCGGTTTAGATTATTACACTCACACCGCTTTTGAGATTCAATCGGCGGATTTAGGGGCGCAAGCAACTGTCTGCGGTGGTGGGCGCTATGATGGTTTAATCGGTCAACTGGGCGGAAACGAAACGCCTGCAATGGGTTGGGCGATCGGGATGGAAAGATTGATTTTGCTGCTAAAACAATTGAAACCCGTTCCCAAACCTGAATTAGACATTTATTTGGTTTCTCGCGGCGATCGAGCAACAGCACAGGGTTTAAAAATCGCTCAAACCCTACGTCATCAAGGATTGAGAGTAGAACTAGATTTGAGTGGCAGTCAATTCAAAAAACAGTTTAAACGTGCCGATCGCAGCGGCGCGATCGCCTGCTTAATTATCGGAGATGAAGAAGTAGAACAAGGCACTGTTAACCTAAAATGGATGGCAACCCAAGCGCAATCAGTTTGGCAACAAAGCGAACTAATTGCTAATGGCGACCAACTCCGTCAACAAATCTGGGAAGCAAAGCATCGGGAATAA
- the thiD gene encoding bifunctional hydroxymethylpyrimidine kinase/phosphomethylpyrimidine kinase: MNCPTALTIAGSDSGGGAGIQADLRTFALNCVHGMSAITCVTAQNTIGVQRVDALPPEAVSAQIESVVSDMGVQGVKTGMMLNSGIIQGVKSAIEAYQLEERLVVDPVMVSRSGAQLLDDTAIEQLKQLIPLACLVTPNRYEAQLLSGIEIKTIDDMKRAAETIYTYGVKAVLVKGGAMLGENRGVDVWFDGETFDLLKTKSVETKNNHGTGCTLSASIAAKIALGKDLKTAVVESKNYVTRALESALDLGEGNGPLGHFFPLLEK; the protein is encoded by the coding sequence ATGAACTGTCCAACAGCTTTGACGATTGCGGGTTCTGATAGTGGTGGTGGTGCGGGAATACAGGCAGATTTGCGGACATTTGCCTTGAATTGCGTTCATGGGATGAGTGCGATTACTTGCGTTACCGCTCAAAATACGATCGGAGTGCAGCGTGTGGATGCTCTTCCTCCAGAAGCGGTTTCCGCTCAAATTGAGTCCGTTGTTAGTGATATGGGGGTGCAAGGGGTAAAAACGGGAATGATGCTAAATTCGGGCATTATTCAGGGGGTAAAAAGCGCGATCGAAGCCTACCAGTTGGAAGAGAGGTTAGTTGTTGATCCCGTGATGGTGTCACGCAGTGGCGCACAATTACTTGATGATACTGCGATCGAGCAGTTAAAACAATTGATTCCTCTGGCTTGCTTAGTCACGCCTAACCGTTACGAAGCGCAACTCCTCAGTGGAATAGAAATTAAAACAATTGATGACATGAAACGAGCCGCCGAAACCATTTATACTTATGGCGTAAAGGCGGTATTAGTTAAAGGGGGCGCAATGTTAGGAGAAAATCGAGGCGTGGATGTGTGGTTTGATGGAGAAACCTTTGATCTCTTGAAAACAAAATCTGTAGAAACCAAAAATAATCATGGTACAGGTTGCACCCTTTCCGCTTCGATCGCTGCTAAAATTGCTTTAGGAAAAGACTTAAAAACCGCCGTTGTCGAAAGCAAAAATTATGTCACCCGTGCTTTAGAATCGGCTCTAGACTTAGGAGAAGGAAACGGACCATTAGGACATTTCTTTCCATTATTAGAGAAATAA
- the cbiD gene encoding cobalt-precorrin-5B (C(1))-methyltransferase CbiD, with the protein MIEPRSGYTLPVFATASAVAALRYLQKSEKLESVEIDLITPPQKVTIPVEQIALLDNGKALGITLSDPGDNLDITANTPIWALVSLEGRKPNRETVIIEGGEGVGKQLNRQGEAAIYRYAKQILIENLQGLIDDDQQVTVKIILPEGRRLAQRTSNEAFGVVEGLSLLGTTGISQPLTAPGQLTAFQEELGRKAREFSTLVFCVGENGLDLAQKQGINPEQLVKTANWLGPLLVAAGEQGVKSLVLFGYHGKLIKLAGGVFHTHHHLADARLEILTALGAKVGLSTDRLQQLLASETTEAGLEYLRGLSDGEEIVDRVYSAIARRIDENSQDYIRKHAEKAVTVGSVLFDRNRNIITMSSSARQFLPSLKRG; encoded by the coding sequence ATGATTGAACCTCGTTCTGGCTATACCTTACCCGTTTTTGCCACCGCGTCGGCGGTTGCTGCGTTACGTTATTTGCAAAAATCAGAAAAATTAGAAAGTGTCGAAATTGATCTGATTACCCCACCGCAAAAAGTCACTATCCCCGTTGAACAAATTGCCTTATTAGACAATGGAAAAGCATTGGGAATTACTCTCAGTGATCCAGGAGATAACTTAGACATAACCGCAAACACTCCGATTTGGGCGCTGGTGAGTTTAGAAGGTAGAAAACCCAATCGGGAAACAGTAATCATTGAAGGAGGAGAAGGAGTCGGAAAACAGTTAAATCGTCAGGGAGAAGCGGCGATTTATCGGTATGCGAAACAGATTTTAATTGAGAATTTACAGGGATTGATCGATGACGATCAACAAGTGACGGTTAAAATTATTCTCCCTGAAGGAAGACGTTTAGCACAACGCACGTCTAATGAGGCGTTTGGAGTGGTGGAAGGGCTATCTTTGTTAGGAACAACTGGCATTTCGCAACCGTTAACCGCACCTGGACAATTAACGGCGTTTCAGGAAGAATTAGGGAGAAAAGCAAGGGAATTTTCAACTTTAGTGTTTTGCGTCGGGGAAAATGGCTTAGATTTGGCGCAAAAACAAGGAATTAATCCAGAACAACTGGTGAAAACGGCGAACTGGTTGGGTCCGTTGTTAGTCGCCGCAGGGGAACAAGGTGTAAAATCATTAGTGTTGTTTGGCTATCACGGAAAACTGATTAAACTCGCTGGCGGTGTTTTTCACACTCATCACCATTTAGCAGATGCTCGTTTGGAAATTTTAACCGCGTTAGGGGCGAAAGTGGGACTATCAACAGATAGATTACAGCAATTGTTGGCGAGTGAGACAACAGAAGCGGGGTTGGAGTATTTGCGAGGGTTGAGTGATGGGGAGGAAATTGTCGATCGGGTTTACAGCGCGATCGCCCGTAGAATTGATGAAAATTCACAAGATTATATTCGTAAACACGCTGAGAAAGCGGTGACAGTGGGATCAGTGTTGTTCGATCGCAACAGAAATATTATTACCATGAGTTCTTCTGCGAGACAATTTCTTCCCTCACTCAAGAGAGGCTGA